The genomic stretch AGATCCACAAAATTGAAATTGCAGCACCGGGGAGGAAAACTGCTATAGGGAGCAGACGCAACAGAGTTTGGAGCAAGCTTCTGCTTAGTTTCCTGCCTGCTCTTAATACCAGCTTGTTCCAGACACGCGCAAACACACAACTGCGCACACACCACAgggatttccctcccccccccaccgcaaGAAATCCCAGTGCTACCTCTGAGGGGATCGCAGGAGGAGCGAGGAAtggttggccatgccccccaccTCACAATCCAAGGCAAGGGGGAGAGGGCTTTCTTGTTCCCGGTAAGAGATTGTGGGCAGAGGCATGGCAAGCAAAGGAGCAGGTCCGGTGAGGGGGGAAGGACgttcagggagggggggggagagaagggtaATTCCCCGCTGGaatgggacaaaaaaaaaaccgaATGTTATTGGGCTATAAAAACAGACCCGCTTAAAAATACAGCATCCGGGTTTCACAGACAGACACGTCTTGGGATGGAGGGCAATCTGGAGAAGGAACCATTAACTGTGTGAAGGGGGATATACGAGAGGTGGAGAGTTCGGGAAAGCGTGAATGACATGAGACTGGGAAATAAAAccattttccccccctccccagaggaCGTTAAAAACAAGAGCAACTTAAAACCTCAATTAGGGCAGACTTGGGATTAgccagagggagaggaagaggaagaaaggaagatggcaGCAGCTCTCCGGTCCTTCCCCCCTCCACCCCTTTCCCGAGTCACCAACCTGAACCGGTTTCGACAGAGAAGGGAGCCCTCAAGCCATGGGATTTGTctcttctccccacccacccctccccgaGCCAAGGCATTAGAGGACCACCTTTGAGGGaatcccctcccacccctcccgtCCAAGTGGCCGTCCCATCCCCAATTGGCCTCCCCCTCCACCTGGTCCCCGGGCCAAGGTTGCTTTCCCCCACCATTCACAGTTCAGAGAAGTCCATGTGGGTGGCCTGGGGGTAGGGGGTAGTGGAGGGGACCTGCCCCCCGGGCCCAGCGACCCCTCAGGACGTATTGGCAATGGGTCCTGCGCCGTCTCCTGGTGTGACCTGGCTCCTGTCAGTGTTCATTCTTCCCTCacctggagagagaaagagagagaaagagaggaaacacTCAGTGGGAAGCCATGCTGGACCTTCCTTTTCCAAATAAGCCGAGTTGTTAGTCTCGTTATTGTTAAGGAGCCCTGGCAGCGCAGTGGCTGAACTGCAATATTGCAAggccaactctgcccacagcctagaATTCGATCTTGACgggattcaaggttgactcagccatccatccttccgaggtcggtaaattgaggacccagattgttggggccaataggctgacactgtaaaccacccagaaacTACATGTAAAGCACTACTAAGCTGTgtataaatatagcaatagcatgtagatttatatatcgcttcatagtgcttttacagccctctctaagtggtttacagagtcagcctcttgcccttaATAatcttgagtcctcattttaccgagtttggaaggatagaaggccgaGTCAAAATTGAGTcactcaggatcaaactcctggctgtgggatGCAGAGTTAGCCCGgaatactgcgttctaaccactgtgcccccaggactcttaagtgctattgctgtggcACCCCATGCACAAATAACCCCCTCGAGGGACAGTTCCTCCTCAAAATTCAAGGGAAGCGCCCCGAATGAGAAAGCACTCACTGTGCGAGGTTCCAGAGCCAGACACAGTCCCAACTGAGCTCGCCTGGGACCGGATGTGCGGTGGAATGAGGTTGGAATTCAACCCTGGCTGGATGGAGAGCTCTGTAAAGAAAAGAGAGGTGGGGGGTGAGGCATCCCATAACTCATCTGGGGAGAATTCCCTCGTTTCTACAGGCTCCTCAACATACCTGAGGAGCTGCTAACCTACAAAGGTTGAGAGCTCCACCTGACTTATTTTTGATGTGAGAACCCATGCCACCAAGCATAAAAAATAGacccaactttaaaaaaaaaatgaaactcaaGCTCTTCACCAGTGGTAGTTTAAAAAGAGCTTTTAATCCCCCAACACTGCAAAGTTTGTTTAGAATAGTTTAGAATAGTTTAGAATAGTTTAGaatagtttagaatagaatagaatattggaatgactagaacagaaatatagaataggaatagaataagaatagaatagaatagaatagaaaaacagagttggaagggacctttgaggtcttctaatccaccaactttggcaggaaaccctacaccacttcaggcaaatggttatccaacatcttaaaaacttccagcgattATTCAATGACAATGCAAAAAGAGAAAATTGTTTTAAGATCGTTCAAGCTGCAATTTAACCATTCAAAAGATGGTATCTGGAGCGTGGGACCAGCCTGAAGCGAAAGGCTGCAGGCCACATGATACCATTAAGGGCATTTTTCTCCTGTTAAACTGTTACACGGGCAACAGCTTCAACTGTGCCAACTGTGCCAAACCGAAAGGAGCTACgctgttaaaagaaaaagaaaaagagcatttTAGGGCTGCAGTAATTTATTCCCTTCCCAGTTCTGCTTCACTGAGGCTGCAACCCGTCCTGGGACACCTCATCTGACCTTTGGTAATAGagggaaatcaaatcaaattaattcTCTCCATAATCGTTCCTTCAAATACAGGGAATAGGAAGCAGCAGAAGGTAGAACGGGGTGGTAGAATAAAATCTAAAGCCACAATATaaatgagagtcagtttggtctagcggataaggcagcaggctagaaagtgggagacaatgagttctagttcatgccttagtcatgaaagccagctgggtgaccttgggcctatcaccaggagacagtgaattctagtcctgccaccgtgggcatgaaagccagctgggtgaccttgggcctatcaccaggagacagtgaattctagtcctgccaccgtgggcatgaaagccagctgggtgaccttgggcctatcaccaggagacagtgaattctagtcctgccaccgtgggcatggaagccagctgggtgaccttgggcctatcaccaggagacagtgaattctagtcctgccaccGTGGGCATGgaagccacctgggtgaccttgggcctatcaccaggagaccAGGACTTCTAGTCATGAAAACTGGCTAAGAGATTTTGGGacgatctctctctctcagcccaattcaccacAACAGGGTTTtcgttttggggaaaacaggagggggaaagtatgttgtatatgtttgccaccttgagttatttgcaaaaaaaagcaggatgtaaattaattaaataaaaaaggcgTTAGGTGAAAGGCAGCCCCTAATACAGTATCTAGCAGCAGTGGATTTAATTAATGCCCGGTTCGATCAAAGCACACTCCAAAAATTATTCACAGTACGTTTTCCATAACgagcaactgggcttccttgaaTTTTTCAGCATTTTGGTATGTATGTGTCAGTCTTGCTTCCCTGATGAcgccgagcccccccccccccctccggccagcaTTTGGGGAACTATGGTGCCTGAAATTcccttggatttatttatttttaacaaaccaACCAAAAATCCTTCCCAGTTGTGTCCGACTGATTCGATGCCAGCCACTTACCCACAGGGCTGAAGTTGAACAGCGGGGGCAAGTCGCGGCCGTTGGCCAACCGAGCGTTGGGCTCACGCAGCTCGTCAAAGAAACTGTTGGCACAGGCCTCCAGGGGGGAGAGGCGAGTGGCGGGAGTGTACTCAAGCAGGCGACTGCACAGTGAGATGGCCTCCAGCGGCGTGCGAGGCTTAAACACCTGCAGCGGGGACATGTtaaaacagacatgttggcaaccatctgtagaatcccaattctggaaattaattaggattcccacccagttgaaagttcatgatcttgtccccacacccacaaatccatcatatggtccaatcttcttcttccacgctggcatctccacccggCCGGACACCCGGCCTCTTGGAACCTTCCCTAAGCCCAACGCTGTTAGGTTCTCCAGGAATCACAGTTCATCCCATGGAGGCGCTCCATGCTGGAGATGGCTGGCGGAGTGATATAAAACAGCGacagccccccaccccaatccTTTGGGTACCAGGGACCTCTTCCACAGGGGAAAAAATAGTCCATGGATCGTGGGGAGAGGCGTGGTTTCGCACGCTACCTAGATCTCGCGCATGTGTGGATGACGCTTTGATCGCTCGCACAGCCAGATTCCCAGGGGGCCACGGACAGGGGGGTTGTGGGACCCTTGATATAGAAGATTCCACCACTGTACCAATTTATGTTCtgggtggtttaaaaaaaaaatctgagccccgttattttatttatttatttagcgtacgGCATCTACACGGGCGATAGCACAAAACCAGACATTGTCTTTCATCTTCTCCACAAtctccctgcccccccacccctcttacCTTTATCCATGGATGTGCTTTGATCTGGGGGAACTTAAACTCTGTGTAGTTGGGGTTCATCTCTCGTATCTGTTCTCGCGTCGGTGTTCccaacacctacagaaggggagttatttttgttagatataattactgattgtacagtcgTAGAGATTAACCtgcattttgcatttaataaccgcagctggtaaatatttgtaaaagtttgtttttttaaatttttgattaaaaaaaaaagaaagggaaggggaggagaatgaTCAAACCACGGCAAGTCTTGATGGTATTTCGTCAAGAAGACAAAATCCCAGTCGCTCAAGCCCATTAGGTTGACTCTCCAATTTCACTTCAGTATTTGCAGGACTGAAAATAGGTTGTAGCCAGTGgggcaattcagccagttcgatccggttcgggcaaaccgataGTGGTTGCAGcgggaggttccgcccacccacggggacatcatcacgtcccatttttgacgctctgtgcatgcgcggaagatcCTGTGGATGCGTGGAGGTGGCGTGtggtcacatttgcgaactggtagcgaaggtaacttgatttcacccctggttgtagCACCCTACAGGGcaggtggggaaaaaataaatttaaaaagttaccTTGATGATCTCCACTAGCTGATCCACTCCACTATCCCCAGGAAAGATGGGCTGCCCCAGGAGCAGCTCGGCCAGCACACAGCCTGCAGACCAGATATCTATGAGAGAAAAGAGGGGTGCCGTCAGCCCCACGCGGAGAGAAGCCATGCCCCCACTGCTTGCTAGAGAGAGCTGCTTCCTCTTGCTTCCTGAAGTCAGCCTCCTAGCTCCCTGGTTTTCTGGACAGGCAAAAGGTATCGGGTTCGAAACTGAGCCTCTCTCCAAGCAAACTGCAAACCCAGTTAAGGGCTGGAGAAAATGCTTCTCAAACAACACAGAAATACACAGCAACAGGAATCAATATGCTGGCTAGAAAGATCAGGGAGGGCGAGCCAAATGGCCAGAAAGGGCGCTTCCAATTCTCACCTGACAATTACAAACAGCCCTCGAGGTACAACTACAATTGGGGctggaacttccattgctaagcgacgTGGTCGTTAAACGAGTCACACCCAATGTTATCACTTTCCCCagagttaagtgaatttggtcgtggcacgacaaaaccgcgctcgactaaagcgtgcccgattaaaccgcgtcgctgacgtcatcagcagggtgacaacagccagcgcggagaaagaagggcgctttaaatagcgctttgaaagcaaactgattcaagttaaggtaagggttaggtttagggttaggtttagggttaggattaggtttaggggggttaggtttaggtgttaattttaggtttagcgtttacagcgtgcttttttctccgcgctgttgttgcgctgtgatgacgtcagctatgcggtttcgtcgagtgccctttagtcgaatgcggttttgtggtggaaccgaatttgGTATCCACAATTCAACTTGGTTGGAAAGCCCTGGGAAGGTCCCCAAATGGTAGTCACAGACCCCGGGATGACGCTGCAAACATGCCAGGTGCTGAATATCCAAATTCTGACCATTTGGATACTGCATCGTTATAACTTCGTACGGTTGCTAaacgaatggtcgtaagtcgaggactaccggcaGAGGTCTCTCTCTTCCTAGGATGCAGCCACAGACAGAGCTATAGCATAATAATCCATAATGCAACCCATTTCCAGGCAGACTACAACtgtcagaatcccccagctaagGCATTTCCGGAAGTTGTTAACTCGACACCTGGAGATTTCAGGGAAAGTCAACAGTTTTACGtcatcctttttttttgcaatttcgcACCCAGAGTTTGCTTCCGGAAGCAACCAACATCTATGGAAGGAAATTCACTTGGTCTGAGCAGCAAAATGTTATAAGAGCCCTCAATGGACGGCCGGGTCATTCTCACCTATGTTTGAAGTGTAATCAGTGGCTCCAAAAATGAGCTCAGGCGCACGGTAATAGCGAGAACAGATGTAGGAAACATTGGGTTCACCTCGCACCAGCTGCTTTGCACTGAAAAAGAGGAGGGAATAGATGATGGGGATCTCCAGAGAAAGAGAATGCTattgaaatgagggcccagaggCCCCCTTATGACCCCGTCCTCGAGACCCCCCAACATTTGTTGACTGTGTTTATTTTCtaacaaaaaatgaaaatggttcAATGCACAATTTAAGAACAATACTATAAATTGTAATAAATCTACCATAAAGTTCTatctcagaggtcttcaaacctggctacttttaagacttgtggacttcaactcccagaattctccagctggagaattctgggagttgaagtccacaagtcttaaagtggccacgtttggggacccctgttctatctaaacaaaataaatacaaggaTGGGTTTTGTCCTGGCTCCAACCCAGTTTTGGGGGCTGTCGTTTACCCCTCTGCCCATCGTTCAGAAGCCAGAGAGAGATCTGAAC from Thamnophis elegans isolate rThaEle1 chromosome 12, rThaEle1.pri, whole genome shotgun sequence encodes the following:
- the GSK3A gene encoding glycogen synthase kinase-3 alpha isoform X2 — translated: MDKKWRWEKGDSSKVTTVVATPGQGPDRPQEVSYSDIKVIGNGSFGVVYQARLADSGELVAIKKVLQDKRFKNRELQIMRKLDHCNIVRLRYFFYSSGEKKDEVYLNLVLDYVPETVYRVARHFTKAKQTIPVIYVKVYMYQLFRSLAYIHSQGVCHRDIKPQNLLVDPDTAVLKLCDFGSAKQLVRGEPNVSYICSRYYRAPELIFGATDYTSNIDIWSAGCVLAELLLGQPIFPGDSGVDQLVEIIKVLGTPTREQIREMNPNYTEFKFPQIKAHPWIKVFKPRTPLEAISLCSRLLEYTPATRLSPLEACANSFFDELREPNARLANGRDLPPLFNFSPVELSIQPGLNSNLIPPHIRSQASSVGTVSGSGTSHSEGRMNTDRSQVTPGDGAGPIANTS